Proteins encoded by one window of Micromonospora coxensis:
- the ychF gene encoding redox-regulated ATPase YchF: MSLTIGIVGLPNVGKSTLFNALTKNDVLAANYPFATIEPNVGVVGLPDERLAKLAEIFSSQKVLPAPVSFVDIAGLVRGASKGQGRGNAFLANIRDASAICQVVRAFSDPNVVHVDGKVSPADDIETINTELILADLQTLEKALPRLEKEAKLRKDRAAAVAAAKAAVEVLDGGTTLYAGAAAAKIELEHLRELHLLTTKPFLYVFNVDEAELGNAEFLDELRALVAPAEAIFMDAKIESELVDLPEEEARELLESIGQHEPGLDQLVRVGFRTLGLQTYLTAGPKEARAWTIPVGATAPEAAGVIHSDFQRGFIKAEVVSYADLVEAGSMAAAKAAGKVRIEGKEYVMQDGDVVEFRFNV, from the coding sequence GTGAGTCTCACCATCGGCATCGTCGGCCTGCCCAACGTCGGCAAGAGCACCCTGTTCAACGCGCTGACCAAGAACGACGTGCTCGCGGCGAACTACCCGTTCGCCACGATCGAGCCCAACGTCGGCGTCGTCGGGCTGCCGGACGAGCGGCTGGCCAAGCTCGCCGAGATCTTCTCCTCGCAGAAGGTGCTGCCCGCGCCGGTGTCGTTCGTCGACATCGCCGGCCTGGTGCGCGGCGCCTCCAAGGGGCAGGGCCGGGGCAACGCCTTCCTGGCGAACATCCGCGACGCCTCGGCGATCTGCCAGGTGGTGCGCGCCTTCTCCGACCCGAACGTGGTGCACGTCGACGGCAAGGTCTCCCCGGCCGACGACATCGAGACGATCAACACCGAGCTGATCCTGGCCGACCTCCAGACCCTGGAGAAGGCGCTGCCGCGGCTGGAGAAGGAGGCCAAGCTCCGCAAGGACCGGGCCGCTGCGGTCGCCGCCGCCAAGGCTGCCGTCGAGGTGCTCGACGGTGGCACCACCCTGTACGCCGGGGCCGCCGCCGCCAAGATCGAGCTGGAGCACCTGCGCGAGCTGCACCTGCTCACCACCAAGCCGTTCCTCTACGTCTTCAACGTCGACGAGGCCGAGCTGGGCAACGCCGAGTTCCTCGACGAGCTGCGTGCCCTGGTCGCCCCCGCCGAGGCGATCTTCATGGACGCCAAGATCGAGTCCGAGCTGGTGGACCTGCCCGAGGAGGAGGCCCGCGAGCTGCTGGAGTCGATCGGGCAGCACGAGCCCGGCCTGGACCAGCTCGTCCGGGTCGGTTTCCGCACGCTCGGCCTCCAGACGTACCTGACGGCGGGGCCCAAGGAGGCGCGGGCCTGGACCATCCCGGTCGGCGCGACCGCGCCGGAGGCCGCGGGCGTCATCCACAGCGACTTCCAGCGCGGCTTCATCAAGGCCGAGGTGGTCTCCTACGCCGACCTGGTCGAGGCCGGATCGATGGCGGCGGCGAAGGCCGCCGGCAAGGTCCGGATCGAGGGCAAGGAGTACGTCATGCAGGACGGCGACGTGGTGGAGTTCCGCTTCAACGTCTGA